From a single Calothrix sp. NIES-2098 genomic region:
- a CDS encoding metallophosphoesterase produces MKLIWKSCGIVLQVLATVAIATPVMAEIVNINLLQLNDIYEITPVEGGTRGGMARVATLRQQLYKANPRTYTVLAGDAFSPSALGTAKINGIPLAGQQMVAVMNAVGFDYATFGNHEFDLPENLFYQRLQESRFRWVSGNVSDSKGQPFKGVPRSLIFNVKGDRGAIVRIGLIGLTLNSNQPNYVSYTDPIETAKQQVKALKDKVDIIVAITHLPIESDRLLAETVPEIDIILGGHEHENIQQWRGRDFTPIFKADANARTVYIHQLSYDTIKKSLQINSRLIPITQKIPDEPNTLSVVRQWLERGYQAFRANGFEPNQVIAKLSFALDGLESSVRNKSTRLTELIATAMLKEVPDADLAIFNGGSIRVDDVIPPGPITQYDVIRILPFGGKVVAVEMNGELLQRVLDRGQINKGTGGYLQTANVSQAPSSGDWSIKGKILDPKRNYKVAISDFLISGKEKGLDFLNLQQPGMKLIAEKRDIRFAVIEQLKSQENVSQVSP; encoded by the coding sequence ATGAAACTCATCTGGAAAAGTTGCGGCATCGTTTTACAGGTATTAGCGACGGTAGCTATAGCTACGCCTGTAATGGCAGAAATCGTGAATATTAACCTGCTGCAACTCAATGACATTTACGAAATTACACCAGTGGAGGGTGGAACTCGTGGCGGTATGGCACGGGTCGCTACCTTACGACAACAACTTTACAAGGCGAACCCCCGTACATATACAGTATTAGCAGGAGATGCTTTTAGTCCATCGGCTTTAGGAACTGCCAAAATTAACGGGATACCGCTAGCAGGTCAGCAAATGGTAGCGGTGATGAATGCTGTAGGCTTTGATTACGCAACTTTTGGCAATCATGAATTTGACCTACCTGAAAACCTCTTTTATCAACGCTTGCAAGAATCTCGCTTTCGCTGGGTGTCGGGTAATGTATCAGATAGTAAGGGACAGCCTTTTAAGGGTGTGCCGCGATCGCTAATATTTAATGTCAAAGGCGATCGCGGTGCTATCGTCAGGATAGGGTTAATTGGCCTGACTCTCAATAGTAATCAGCCTAATTACGTCAGTTATACCGATCCCATTGAAACAGCCAAACAGCAGGTAAAGGCACTCAAGGATAAAGTTGATATTATAGTTGCCATTACTCACCTACCAATTGAAAGCGATCGCCTACTAGCGGAAACTGTACCAGAAATTGACATCATTCTCGGTGGGCACGAGCATGAAAATATCCAGCAATGGCGGGGTCGGGATTTTACACCAATTTTTAAAGCAGATGCTAATGCGCGTACAGTTTACATTCATCAATTAAGCTACGACACTATCAAAAAAAGCCTCCAGATTAACTCTCGACTAATACCAATTACTCAGAAAATTCCCGACGAACCCAACACTTTAAGCGTAGTCAGGCAATGGCTAGAACGAGGTTATCAAGCGTTTCGCGCCAATGGTTTTGAACCAAATCAAGTGATTGCGAAATTGTCCTTTGCTTTAGATGGTTTAGAATCTAGCGTCCGCAACAAATCTACACGACTTACAGAATTAATTGCAACGGCGATGTTGAAGGAAGTACCAGATGCGGATTTAGCTATATTTAATGGTGGTTCAATTCGAGTTGATGATGTCATTCCACCTGGCCCGATTACCCAATATGATGTAATTCGGATATTACCTTTCGGCGGTAAAGTTGTAGCGGTAGAGATGAATGGCGAACTGTTACAAAGGGTATTGGATCGAGGTCAAATTAATAAAGGTACTGGCGGCTATTTACAAACAGCTAATGTTAGCCAAGCACCAAGTTCAGGAGATTGGTCGATCAAAGGAAAAATTCTTGACCCTAAAAGAAATTACAAAGTTGCTATTAGTGATTTCTTGATTAGTGGCAAAGAAAAAGGATTAGATTTCTTAAATCTGCAACAACCAGGTATGAAACTGATTGCCGAAAAACGAGATATTCGTTTTGCTGTAATTGAGCAATTAAAAAGCCAAGAAAATGTTAGCCAGGTATCGCCCTAA
- the thrS_2 gene encoding threonyl-tRNA synthetase, translating to MSPNQVPNQPEQSEKMYLPRSSESETLKKIRHTASHVMAMAVQKLFPKAQVTIGPWIDNGFYYDFDNPEPFSDKDLKAITKEMVKIINRKLPVIREEVSREEAERRIQEIKEPYKLEILADIKEEPITIYHLGNEWWDLCAGPHLENTSQINPKAVELESVAGAYWRGDETKAQLQRIYATAWETPEQLAEYKRRKEEAQRRDHRKLGKELGLFIFSDQVGPGLPLWTPKGTLLRSLLEDFLKQEQLKRGYLPVVTPHIARVDLFKTSGHWQKYKEDMFPLMAEDQEAAALEHGFVLKPMNCPFHIQIYKSELRSYRELPMRLAEFGTVYRYEQSGELGGLTRVRGFTVDDSHLFVTPEQLDSEFLNVVDLILSVFNKLQLKNFKARLSFRDPASDKYIGSDEAWEKAQGAIRRAVEQLGMEHFEGIGEAAFYGPKLDFIFSDALEREWQLGTVQVDYNLPERFELEYVAEDGSRKRPVMIHRAPFGSLERLIGILIEEYAGDFPLWLAPIQARLLPVGEAQIDFTQDVAAKMRALGIRAEVDLSGDRLGKLIRNAEKDKIPVMAVVGAKEVESNSLSIRTRASGELGAISVDEVLDKLKNAIANFENF from the coding sequence ATGTCGCCTAATCAAGTTCCCAACCAACCAGAACAATCTGAAAAAATGTATTTACCTCGTAGCAGCGAATCGGAAACTTTAAAAAAAATCCGCCACACTGCTTCCCATGTCATGGCTATGGCTGTACAAAAGCTGTTTCCCAAGGCGCAAGTAACAATAGGCCCCTGGATTGACAACGGTTTCTACTATGATTTTGACAATCCAGAACCGTTTAGCGATAAGGATTTAAAAGCCATCACCAAAGAGATGGTCAAAATTATCAATCGCAAACTCCCAGTAATTCGGGAAGAAGTCAGCCGGGAAGAAGCTGAACGCCGGATTCAGGAAATCAAGGAACCTTACAAACTAGAAATTCTCGCAGATATTAAAGAAGAACCAATTACGATTTACCACCTAGGAAATGAATGGTGGGATTTGTGCGCAGGGCCTCACTTAGAAAATACCAGTCAAATTAACCCCAAAGCAGTTGAATTAGAAAGCGTAGCTGGCGCTTATTGGCGTGGTGATGAAACCAAAGCCCAACTGCAACGAATTTACGCCACCGCTTGGGAAACTCCCGAACAACTCGCTGAGTACAAGCGGCGCAAAGAAGAAGCCCAACGAAGAGATCACCGCAAACTCGGTAAAGAATTGGGATTATTTATCTTTTCTGACCAAGTAGGGCCGGGTTTACCTTTGTGGACGCCCAAAGGTACTTTGTTGCGAAGTCTGTTAGAAGACTTTTTAAAACAGGAACAGCTAAAACGCGGTTATTTACCTGTAGTCACCCCCCACATTGCCAGAGTAGATTTATTTAAAACCTCTGGACATTGGCAAAAGTATAAAGAAGATATGTTCCCGTTAATGGCAGAGGATCAAGAAGCTGCTGCTTTAGAACATGGCTTCGTTCTCAAGCCAATGAATTGTCCGTTTCACATCCAAATATATAAGAGTGAATTACGTTCCTACCGCGAACTACCAATGCGGTTGGCAGAATTTGGTACTGTTTACCGCTACGAACAATCAGGAGAATTGGGCGGTTTAACCAGAGTGCGTGGTTTTACGGTAGATGATTCTCACTTATTTGTCACCCCAGAACAGCTAGACAGCGAATTCCTCAATGTGGTGGATTTGATTTTGTCGGTGTTCAATAAACTGCAACTGAAGAACTTTAAAGCGAGACTGAGTTTCCGCGACCCAGCTAGCGATAAGTATATCGGTTCTGATGAAGCTTGGGAAAAAGCCCAAGGTGCAATTCGCCGTGCTGTGGAACAGTTGGGGATGGAACATTTTGAGGGAATTGGGGAAGCGGCGTTTTATGGCCCCAAACTCGACTTTATCTTTAGCGATGCTTTAGAAAGAGAATGGCAATTAGGAACTGTACAAGTAGATTACAACTTGCCAGAACGCTTTGAGTTAGAGTACGTTGCTGAAGACGGTTCCCGTAAACGTCCGGTAATGATTCACCGCGCGCCTTTTGGTTCGCTGGAACGGCTGATTGGGATTTTAATTGAAGAGTATGCGGGTGATTTCCCTTTGTGGTTAGCGCCAATACAAGCAAGATTGTTACCCGTTGGGGAAGCACAGATAGATTTTACTCAAGATGTGGCAGCAAAGATGCGTGCTTTAGGGATTCGTGCTGAAGTCGATTTGAGTGGCGATCGCTTGGGTAAATTGATCCGCAATGCTGAGAAGGATAAAATACCCGTGATGGCAGTTGTGGGAGCTAAGGAAGTAGAAAGCAATTCCTTGAGTATCCGTACCCGCGCTTCTGGGGAGTTAGGCGCTATTTCTGTGGATGAAGTTTTGGATAAATTGAAAAATGCGATCGCCAACTTTGAGAACTTCTAG